One Kineococcus radiotolerans SRS30216 = ATCC BAA-149 DNA window includes the following coding sequences:
- a CDS encoding GNAT family N-acetyltransferase gives MGYWIRPSSRRRGHAAQALGALTQWAWRLPEVHRLQLYIEPSNVGSWRTAERAGYVREGLLRSWEVVGNERRDMFMYGMARQ, from the coding sequence ATCGGCTACTGGATCCGGCCCAGCAGTCGCCGGCGGGGCCACGCCGCGCAGGCTTTGGGCGCTTTGACGCAGTGGGCGTGGAGACTGCCGGAGGTGCACCGCCTTCAGCTCTACATCGAGCCGAGCAACGTCGGGTCGTGGCGTACCGCCGAGCGGGCGGGGTACGTCCGAGAGGGGCTGCTGCGTTCGTGGGAGGTCGTGGGGAACGAGCGTCGGGACATGTTCATGTACGGGATGGCGCGGCAGTAG
- a CDS encoding RNA polymerase sigma factor — protein sequence MDTETDDAHWAASLRGDPDAFVLLFDRHHPRVHRHASRLVPVGSPNSTASGTDADDITAAAFLELWRRREHVHLVHGSVLPWLLVTTTNLARNTQRSTRRHRDLLRRLPRQDTTPDAAETALNGVGGLGHLHDEELTGALRALKPVDLQLITLVVLEGYALAEAADLLHLSAGTAKTRLHRARTRLRTALADHPAAHPAAHPAAHPAAHPVAHPVAHPVAHPAAGPAASPPADSVTGHLHAPEGQHR from the coding sequence GTGGACACCGAGACCGACGACGCGCACTGGGCCGCCAGCCTGCGCGGTGACCCCGACGCCTTCGTTCTCCTCTTCGACCGCCACCACCCCCGCGTCCACCGCCACGCCTCACGCCTGGTCCCCGTCGGCTCCCCCAACAGCACCGCCAGCGGCACCGACGCCGACGACATCACCGCCGCGGCCTTCCTGGAGCTGTGGCGCCGACGCGAGCACGTCCACCTCGTCCACGGCAGCGTCCTGCCCTGGCTCCTGGTGACCACCACCAACCTGGCCCGCAACACCCAACGCAGCACCCGCCGCCACCGCGACCTCCTGCGACGCCTGCCCCGCCAGGACACCACCCCCGACGCAGCTGAGACCGCTTTGAACGGCGTGGGCGGCCTGGGTCATCTGCACGACGAAGAGCTCACCGGCGCGCTGCGCGCACTGAAGCCAGTCGACCTGCAGCTGATCACCCTGGTCGTCCTGGAGGGCTACGCCCTGGCCGAAGCAGCGGACCTTCTGCACCTGAGCGCCGGGACGGCCAAGACCCGTCTGCACCGCGCCCGCACCCGCTTGCGCACCGCCTTGGCCGACCACCCCGCGGCCCACCCCGCGGCCCACCCCGCGGCCCACCCCGCGGCCCACCCCGTGGCCCACCCCGTGGCCCACCCCGTGGCCCACCCCGCCGCCGGTCCCGCAGCCAGCCCCCCAGCTGATTCGGTCACCGGCCACCTGCACGCACCCGAAGGACAGCACCGATGA
- a CDS encoding glutaredoxin family protein, whose amino-acid sequence MVYGAGWCPDVRRSRALLEAEGVAYRYVDVEADAAATDLVRRLQQGARRIPTIVWPDGSHLVEPSDDELRTRLR is encoded by the coding sequence GTGGTGTACGGCGCGGGCTGGTGCCCGGACGTGCGGCGCAGCCGGGCGCTGCTGGAGGCCGAAGGCGTGGCGTACCGCTACGTGGACGTCGAGGCCGACGCCGCCGCCACCGACCTGGTGCGCCGGTTGCAGCAGGGCGCCCGGCGCATCCCGACGATCGTCTGGCCGGACGGGTCCCACCTGGTCGAGCCCAGCGACGACGAGTTGCGCACCCGGCTTCGGTAG
- a CDS encoding GNAT family N-acetyltransferase, with translation MITGESVTLRPFEASDVGAVLEATTDPLIPLITSVPDTADSKLAAAFVGRQHERAVTGVGYSFAVESGSVCVGQIGLWLRDLD, from the coding sequence GTGATCACCGGTGAGTCCGTCACGTTGCGCCCCTTCGAGGCCAGCGACGTCGGCGCGGTGCTCGAGGCGACGACGGATCCATTGATCCCCTTGATCACCAGCGTCCCGGACACCGCGGACAGCAAGCTTGCTGCCGCGTTCGTGGGGCGTCAGCACGAGCGGGCGGTGACGGGCGTGGGCTACTCGTTCGCGGTGGAGTCCGGGTCGGTGTGCGTCGGGCAGATTGGCCTGTGGCTGCGCGATCTGGACTAG
- a CDS encoding tetratricopeptide repeat protein, with the protein MDEPGRELQERLRAALAGDDTDELVEVGCDLADLGRQREALLCFRRAVVLGQEWVWFNVGNTLRELDRPVEAIEAYQRAVAAGESDAWLNLGHTLELQGDLVEAMRAYRAAGEVGDQPEGFVDLALLLREQGLREEAEATLARAAERGHPPAAALLASWRWERTRDPALEEQLRAAAAVSGDARADLADLLADTGRRQQARAQLELGAKLGQRECWLPLGNLLLDDARAGGGTGGADPAGEAAAEDAYRAGLAAGDLHCHHNLAMLLLQRGDVRGAEEHLLAGATAGDELAQRAWQDLHADEE; encoded by the coding sequence GTGGACGAGCCGGGTCGGGAGCTGCAGGAGCGTCTCCGCGCAGCGCTGGCCGGGGACGACACCGACGAGCTGGTCGAGGTCGGGTGCGACCTCGCCGACCTGGGCCGGCAGCGGGAAGCGCTGCTGTGCTTCCGACGCGCCGTGGTCCTGGGGCAGGAGTGGGTGTGGTTCAACGTGGGCAACACCCTGCGCGAGCTGGACCGGCCGGTGGAGGCGATCGAGGCCTACCAGCGGGCCGTCGCCGCCGGCGAGAGCGACGCCTGGCTCAACCTCGGCCACACCCTGGAGCTGCAGGGGGACCTGGTCGAGGCGATGCGCGCCTACCGCGCCGCCGGGGAGGTCGGCGACCAGCCCGAGGGGTTCGTCGACCTGGCGCTGCTGCTGCGTGAGCAGGGCCTGCGCGAGGAGGCCGAGGCGACGCTGGCCCGGGCCGCCGAACGCGGCCACCCACCCGCCGCGGCGCTGCTGGCCAGCTGGCGCTGGGAACGCACCCGGGACCCCGCGCTGGAGGAGCAGTTGCGCGCCGCGGCCGCCGTCAGCGGGGACGCCCGCGCGGACCTGGCCGATCTCCTGGCCGACACCGGCAGGCGGCAGCAGGCGCGGGCCCAGCTGGAGCTGGGGGCCAAGCTGGGTCAGCGCGAGTGCTGGCTGCCGCTGGGCAACCTCCTCCTCGACGACGCCCGGGCCGGCGGGGGCACGGGCGGGGCGGACCCGGCGGGTGAAGCGGCGGCGGAGGACGCCTACCGGGCCGGCCTCGCCGCCGGGGACCTGCACTGCCACCACAACCTCGCGATGCTGCTGCTGCAGCGCGGCGACGTCCGGGGCGCCGAGGAGCACCTGCTGGCCGGCGCCACCGCCGGTGACGAGCTGGCCCAGCGCGCCTGGCAGGACCTGCACGCCGACGAGGAGTGA
- a CDS encoding EAL domain-containing protein, whose protein sequence is MAPSLQRSLLTLVLVPVVGLTGAVALAVDASRGISRAADTAAAQVRAAALLDTVRGSIAQEVVPVLGQAVLADPATAAAAGLDASGLAGIADLAGPAIAQQLGAVQAATDTAVDATAGTAAAAGAAAAAAEVAQLRASAATGGDTTVLFTRYGEIVADLTGQVADHLDAARDESLDGPGARAVNDLDRAQEAATFASLQVPLLLGSVSVPEAGRDEARAAFLQAWGGYRAADADLTAHAGPSAVAAWRSATGSEAAVQVDTLLDAAATGTGTATSTASPGVALALPQFLALTTANTSRDAALREAVDTIGDQAVTATDLPAQRAAAELRALLLIALVLLVVTAGVMGLVHRFIARPLRHLAQQAEAVRDGELDAGLLDVADGGPREVRSVARGLSATVASLRRVQAQAQAVADGDLDAEVVQEPLAGSLGAVVHASITQMISAIHERERLQVSLAHQASHDALTELPNRAQASVLIERAVHRARRNGQHVGLLFVDLDHFKQVNDTLGHAAGDELLRVVSARMEETVRGGDAVCRLGGDEFVVLVEPAEDHHQLVELGQRLITAICAPVRIGDRVARVGASIGVAVSGAGTHGTPAHGADTTAERLLQEADAAAYRAKAAGRGVVEVFDDELRHELSVQAQTEEALRQALLGNELVLHYQPVLDLLTGRTASVEALVRWNRPGHGLVPPDAFIPAAERSDLICDLGRWALAAALTQLTQWDAAATAGAAGAGGPEGELAGLGVAVNISGRHLASRYLLDDVAAALATSGIDPVRLTLEITETVLVDVPSALDQLRALRELGVKIAIDDFGTGYTSIGQLPNLPVDILKIDRSFVSSPGAGHADLVRLVISAAHSFDLGVVAEGIEENDQLHRLVADSCDSGQGFLFARPTAPAELTIPRTCPATEDSST, encoded by the coding sequence GTGGCTCCCTCCCTGCAGCGCAGCCTCCTGACCCTGGTGCTCGTACCGGTCGTCGGCCTCACCGGCGCCGTCGCCCTGGCCGTGGACGCCAGCCGCGGCATCTCCCGCGCCGCGGACACCGCGGCCGCGCAGGTGCGCGCCGCCGCCCTGCTGGACACCGTGCGGGGCAGCATCGCCCAGGAGGTCGTGCCGGTGCTGGGTCAGGCGGTGCTCGCCGATCCCGCCACCGCGGCCGCCGCCGGTCTCGACGCCTCCGGCCTCGCGGGCATCGCCGACCTGGCCGGACCCGCCATCGCTCAGCAGCTCGGTGCCGTCCAGGCCGCCACCGACACCGCCGTGGACGCCACCGCCGGCACCGCCGCCGCCGCCGGAGCCGCAGCGGCTGCGGCCGAGGTCGCGCAGCTGCGCGCGAGCGCAGCGACCGGCGGCGACACCACGGTGCTCTTCACCCGCTACGGCGAGATCGTGGCCGACCTCACCGGGCAGGTCGCGGACCACCTCGACGCCGCCCGCGACGAGTCCCTGGACGGGCCCGGGGCCCGGGCGGTGAACGACCTGGACCGCGCGCAGGAGGCCGCGACCTTCGCCAGCCTCCAGGTCCCCCTGCTCCTGGGCTCGGTCTCGGTCCCGGAGGCCGGACGGGACGAGGCCCGCGCCGCCTTCCTGCAGGCCTGGGGCGGGTACCGCGCCGCCGACGCCGACCTCACCGCCCACGCCGGTCCCTCGGCGGTGGCGGCGTGGCGGAGCGCCACCGGCAGCGAGGCCGCCGTGCAGGTCGACACCCTCCTCGACGCCGCGGCCACCGGGACCGGGACCGCCACCTCCACCGCCTCGCCCGGGGTGGCGCTGGCGCTGCCGCAGTTCCTGGCCCTCACCACCGCCAACACCAGCCGCGACGCGGCTCTGCGCGAGGCGGTGGACACCATCGGCGATCAGGCCGTGACCGCCACCGACCTCCCGGCTCAGCGAGCGGCGGCGGAGCTGCGGGCCCTGCTGCTGATCGCCCTGGTGCTGCTGGTGGTCACCGCGGGCGTCATGGGGTTGGTGCACCGCTTCATCGCCCGCCCGCTGCGGCACCTGGCTCAGCAGGCCGAGGCGGTGCGCGACGGCGAGCTGGACGCCGGGCTCCTCGACGTCGCCGACGGCGGACCCCGCGAGGTGCGCAGCGTGGCCCGGGGCCTGTCCGCCACCGTGGCCAGCCTGCGCCGGGTCCAGGCCCAGGCCCAGGCCGTCGCCGACGGCGACCTGGACGCCGAGGTGGTCCAGGAACCGCTGGCCGGTTCCCTCGGCGCCGTCGTGCACGCCTCCATCACCCAGATGATCAGCGCCATCCACGAACGGGAACGCCTCCAGGTCAGCCTCGCCCACCAGGCGTCCCACGACGCGCTGACCGAGCTGCCCAACCGGGCCCAGGCCAGCGTCCTCATCGAACGGGCCGTGCACCGCGCCCGGCGCAACGGTCAGCACGTGGGCCTGCTCTTCGTGGACCTCGACCACTTCAAGCAGGTCAACGACACCCTGGGCCACGCCGCGGGCGACGAACTGCTGCGCGTGGTCAGCGCCCGCATGGAGGAGACCGTGCGCGGCGGCGACGCCGTGTGCCGCCTAGGCGGGGACGAGTTCGTGGTCCTCGTCGAACCGGCCGAGGACCACCACCAGCTCGTGGAACTCGGCCAGCGCCTCATCACCGCGATCTGCGCGCCGGTGCGGATCGGGGACCGCGTCGCGCGTGTCGGGGCCAGCATCGGCGTCGCCGTCAGCGGCGCCGGCACCCACGGCACCCCGGCCCACGGGGCCGACACCACCGCCGAACGCCTGCTGCAGGAAGCCGACGCCGCCGCCTACCGCGCCAAGGCCGCCGGCCGCGGCGTGGTGGAGGTCTTCGACGACGAACTGCGCCACGAGCTGAGCGTGCAGGCCCAGACCGAGGAGGCCCTGCGCCAGGCGCTGCTGGGGAACGAACTCGTCCTGCACTACCAGCCGGTCCTGGACCTGCTGACCGGGCGCACCGCCAGCGTGGAGGCCCTGGTCCGCTGGAACCGGCCCGGGCACGGCCTGGTCCCCCCGGACGCCTTCATCCCCGCCGCCGAACGCTCGGACCTGATCTGCGACCTCGGCCGCTGGGCCCTGGCCGCCGCCCTGACCCAGCTCACGCAGTGGGACGCCGCCGCCACGGCGGGCGCCGCCGGGGCCGGCGGTCCGGAGGGCGAACTCGCGGGCCTGGGGGTGGCCGTCAACATCTCCGGGCGCCACCTCGCCAGCCGCTACCTCCTCGACGACGTCGCCGCCGCCCTCGCCACCTCCGGGATCGACCCCGTGCGCCTGACCCTGGAGATCACCGAGACGGTGCTGGTCGACGTCCCCTCCGCCCTGGACCAGCTGCGCGCGCTGCGGGAGCTGGGCGTGAAGATCGCCATCGACGACTTCGGGACCGGCTACACCTCCATCGGCCAGCTGCCGAACCTGCCGGTGGACATCCTCAAGATCGACCGCAGCTTCGTCTCCTCCCCCGGCGCCGGGCACGCCGACCTCGTCCGCCTCGTGATCTCCGCCGCCCACAGCTTCGACCTCGGAGTCGTGGCCGAGGGAATCGAGGAGAACGACCAGCTGCACCGCCTCGTCGCCGACTCCTGCGACAGCGGGCAGGGTTTCCTCTTCGCCCGCCCGACGGCACCCGCCGAGCTGACCATCCCGCGCACGTGCCCGGCCACCGAGGACAGCAGCACCTGA
- a CDS encoding DUF1801 domain-containing protein — MGTTSTDVEHYLDDLQHPLKDGVLRLRAAILACDPDLTEHVKWNAPSFCRDGQDRVTFRLHPRDELQLVFHRGAGVRADTAEFTFHDPTGLLTWLAPDRAVIDFPDLRAVDVRQAQVVALVRRWVST; from the coding sequence GTGGGCACCACCTCGACGGACGTCGAGCACTACCTCGACGACCTGCAGCACCCCTTGAAGGACGGTGTCCTGCGGTTGCGCGCCGCCATCCTGGCGTGCGACCCCGACCTCACCGAGCACGTGAAGTGGAACGCCCCCAGCTTCTGCCGTGACGGGCAGGACCGGGTCACCTTCCGGCTGCACCCCCGCGACGAGCTGCAGCTGGTGTTCCACCGGGGAGCGGGGGTGCGCGCCGACACCGCGGAGTTCACCTTCCACGACCCCACCGGACTGCTGACGTGGCTGGCCCCCGACCGCGCCGTCATCGACTTCCCCGACCTGCGAGCCGTCGACGTCCGCCAGGCGCAGGTCGTGGCGCTGGTCCGACGCTGGGTGTCGACCTGA